ATCTAAAGCCCTATATGCACGACTGGAACCAGGATAAACAGATCGACAAACAGATAATGACGGGGCTTCCGGTGCCTCTTGTATATGCGAAGGTCGTGGATTCTTCGGGAAAAGAATTGCCTCGTAACGGCGAATCGACAGGTGAGCTTGTTCTGAGGGCGCCGTGGCTCACAGAGAACTATTTTAAAGACCCGGAAAGAACCAAGGATCTGTGGCAGGATGGATGGCTTCATACGGGGGATGTGGCCTGTATAGACCCGGCGGGTTACATTCAGATTACAGACAGAACCAAAGACGTCATTAAAACGGGAGGGGAATGGATATCCTCTCTGGAGCTCGAAAATCTCATCAGCCAGCATGAGGCCGTATCGGAAGCCGCGGCTATCGGTACTCCCGATGACAAATGGGGCGAGCGTCCTCTGCTGATTGTTGTTCTGAGGCCTGAATACAAAGACAAGGTCAGCGAGGAAGATTTGAAGAAGTTCATGACCAGGTTTTCCGAGGAGGGTAAAATCCCGAAGTACGGCGTGCCTGACCGCTATATGCTTGTCGACGCGATTCCCAAGACCAGCGTGGGCAAGATCAATAAAATTCAATTAAGAAAGCTCTACGGTTAGGAGGATGAGAAATGGATTTTGAATTGACCGATGAACTGAAGATGTTGAAGGAGATGGCATACAAATTTGCTCAGGCTGAGTTTTCCGGGTTTTCTCAGGAATGTGACAGAGAGGAAAAATATACACCCGATATCCGTAGAAAGGCTGCCGAAAACGGTCTTGTCGGAGCCTGGATTCCGGAAGAATACGGTGGCGCCGGGGCAGGTTTTTTGGGTAATGCCATTATCACGGAAGAACTTTCCAAAATAGACATGGGAATCGGATTGAATGTTGTTGCCGCCACGTTTGGTTGTGAATCGATATTACACTTCGGGACGGAAGAACAGAAAAAAACATATCTCCCTCCCGTCTGCACGGGGGAACAGGTCAGTGCGGGAGCATTTACGGAACCAAATGCCGGCACAGACGTGGCGGGATACAGGACGAAGGCTGTAAAAGACGGGGGTGACTATGTCATCAATGGAAACAAGATGTTCATAACCAACGGTACCGTCTGCAACTTTATGGTCGCCCAGTGCATTACCAACCCGGAGGAGAAGAAGCACAACAGTTTCAGCCTCATCGTGGTGCCCGCTGATGCATCGGGCATAACGAGAAATAAGATTCATGGGAAATTGGGAATCCGTTCCAGTGACACGGCAGAAATCGCCTTTGAGGATGTACGGGTTCCCCAGTCAAATTTGGTTGGCAAGGAAGGCAACGGCTTCCGCCAGTTGATGCACTTCTTTGATACAACGAGAGTGATGGTTGCCGGCCAGGCTCTCGGCCTGTCCGAAGCCTGTCTGGAGACAAGCATCAAGTACGTCAAGGAAAGAACGGCATTTGGGGCCCCTCTGGGCTCCTTCCAGTTGACCCAGATGAAACTCACCGAGATGGCAATTAAAATAGAGGCCTTACGAGGTCTTATTTACAAAGCGGCATGGCTGGTTGATCAGGGACGGCCGGACTATACTTTGGCAGCAATGGCAAAATACTTCGGTGGCCAGACAGCAGTATATTGTGCAAACTATGCCGTGGAACTTCACGGCGGGTATGGATACATCGACGAGTACAAGGTCCAGAAATGGTACCGTGATGCCAAGATCCTTGAACTTTATGAAGGGACAAAAGAAGCTGAAATTATGACCATTGGCAGAATGCTGCAGGCACGTTAACACTACGGAAAATCCCTCCTTCCCCCCCTTTGATCAAGGGGGGATGGGGGATTTTCAATTTAAAATGGAGATCAAGTACCTAAGATGGCCTTCATTGCCCCAATAGTCTGTTTATAGTTTCCGCTTCCGAAAACGGAAGCACCTGCAACGATGATGTCTGCCCCGGCTTCGGCAATAGATTTAATGTTATCAAGGGTCACACCGCCGTCAACTTCGATAGCAACGTTAGGTGCTGTGGAATTCACCATCTCCCGGGCCTTTCGTATCTTCGGTAAGGCACTGTTTATGAATTTCTGCCCGCCAAATCCGGGATTGACCGTCATGATAAGAAGGACATCGACATCGTTCAGAATGGGTTCAACCTGAACAAGGGGTGTTGCCGGATTGAGAGAAACGCCCGCCTTGATGCCCCTTTCCCTTATATGAGCAATTATCCTGTGGAGGTGACGTGCAGCCTCGACATGAACAGTAATTAGGTCACTCCCCGCATCAGCAAAGGCATCGATATACCGTTCCGGGTTTTCGATCATGAGGTGCACATCGAAAGGCAGTCTGGTGATCTTCCGGAGCGATTGTATCGGCCTTGGTCCGATGGTAATATTGGGAACGAAATGACCGTCCATGACATCGATGTGAATCCAGTCGGCGCCTGCCGCTTCGACGGCCAGGATTTCTTCACCTAACCTACTGAAGTCAGCAGAAAGGATTGATGGGGCAATTTTTTTCATGGCATGCCTTCTTCGTAATTATTTCTTCCCTATGAGAGAAAGAGGGATAACGAGCTTTGCATACACCATTGACACAGGCCTGTCAATAGTTACTGACAGAAAGACCCTTGACAGAACAGTCAGAAAAGCCCATGATTCCCGCCATATCTTTGTACCTGAACCGGTTAATGTAAAGCTCATTACTGTGGTGGTCGATGTACGTACTGTATAACATCCTGTTATTGATAGCTGCCCTGCTTGCTCTTCCCTATTACGCATTAAAAATGATATTGACGGGGAAGTACAGAAAGAGCCTCGGCCCGAAGTTCGGGCTTACCGGTCCCGAAATTTTTAAAGAGATGAAAGGTTCTCCCAGGATATGGATACATGCCGTATCTGTCGGCGAGGTGACCGCCGCCGCCCCTGTTGTTGCTTCCCTGAAGACACGCTTCCCTGAAGCCTGCATCATCCTCTCTACCGGCACGGAAACAGGCCAGGAAATGGCCCGCAGGATTATCACCGCCGCATCTTTTATCTATTACCCCCTTGATATCCCCTGGGTTGTCAGAAAGGTTATCCGTTCCGTAAAACCGGATATTTTTATCCTCACAGAGACCGAACTCTGGCCCAATTTCATCAGGACGTGCAGAGAGCAGGGAATACAGATTATAATGGTGAACGGACGCATCTCGCCCCGGTCTTATAAAAAATATGCCATGACGCGGTTCTTCTGGAAGGACATCTTGAATACGATCGGCGAAATGGGAGTGATTTCAGAAATCGATGCCGAGCGGCTGAAAGCCCTCGGAATGTTACCATCGAGAATTCATGTTATGGGGAATGCGAAATACGACAGTCTTGCAGCGAAGGCATCCCCGGAGATTCAGGAGGAGATCGCGCGAAGGCTGAATATGACGAAAGATGACAGGGTCATTGTGGCGGGAAGCACCCATGACGGTGAGGAAAAAATTGTCCTTACCGTTTACAGAAGCCTCCTTAAAACATACCCCGATTTCAAATTGATTATCATCCCCCGTCACCCTGAAAGAGGTCAGGCAGTCCTTGCCCTGGCGAGAGAGGCAGGGTTTAATGATTGTATAACAATGACCGAGATGAATGGTGGACGGTGCCGTACCGGTGAACCGGTCATCGTTGTTGACGTCATCGGCGAACTCTTCAAGCTATACAGTCTGGCCAGTATTGTCTTCTGCGGGGGGTCTCTTGTCCCAAAGGGCGGACAGAACATTCTCGAACCTGCCGCATGGGGCAAGGTTATCTTTTACGGACCCTTCATGGGAGACTTCAGGGATGAAAAGGAACTTTTAGAAAAGACCGGCGCCGGGATAACGATTGGAAGCGGCGAAGAATTGCTCGATGGCATCCTTACGCTTGTTTCTGACCCTGATTCCCTCGCTAAGAGAGGAGATGAGGGGCGCAAAATGGTGGTCAAGAATATGGGCGCCGCGGAAAGATACTCCGCGATGATCCAGTCACGCCTGATTCGTAACAATTCTCAGCACTAAATTGTTACCCCTCGGCCCGCTTCAGGTATTCATTCCACCTGGTGTCGACCCACCTCTGGAGCTGCCTCAATTGCTCGATGCTCATCTTTCTGAATCGTCCCTGTCTTTCCACATAATTGATGACCGGCAGTTTGTTCCCTTTTTCCGCCAGAGTCTTGCTTCTCCCGGTAAAGCGAAACTTTCCATCCTCGATCTCGAAGAGAACGACGACTCCCGTTTCCACGGCAAGCCTCCCGATACGCACCGTGTCCTTGGGTGCATAGCCCCATCCCGGCGGGCAGGGGACGGCAATCTGCATATACCGCGATCCCTTGATGCGTTTAGCCTTTACGAATTTATCATACAGATCAATGGGATAAGCCGGTGAGGTGGTAGT
Above is a genomic segment from Deltaproteobacteria bacterium containing:
- a CDS encoding 3-deoxy-D-manno-octulosonic acid transferase, translated to MYVLYNILLLIAALLALPYYALKMILTGKYRKSLGPKFGLTGPEIFKEMKGSPRIWIHAVSVGEVTAAAPVVASLKTRFPEACIILSTGTETGQEMARRIITAASFIYYPLDIPWVVRKVIRSVKPDIFILTETELWPNFIRTCREQGIQIIMVNGRISPRSYKKYAMTRFFWKDILNTIGEMGVISEIDAERLKALGMLPSRIHVMGNAKYDSLAAKASPEIQEEIARRLNMTKDDRVIVAGSTHDGEEKIVLTVYRSLLKTYPDFKLIIIPRHPERGQAVLALAREAGFNDCITMTEMNGGRCRTGEPVIVVDVIGELFKLYSLASIVFCGGSLVPKGGQNILEPAAWGKVIFYGPFMGDFRDEKELLEKTGAGITIGSGEELLDGILTLVSDPDSLAKRGDEGRKMVVKNMGAAERYSAMIQSRLIRNNSQH
- a CDS encoding acyl-CoA dehydrogenase family protein; translated protein: MDFELTDELKMLKEMAYKFAQAEFSGFSQECDREEKYTPDIRRKAAENGLVGAWIPEEYGGAGAGFLGNAIITEELSKIDMGIGLNVVAATFGCESILHFGTEEQKKTYLPPVCTGEQVSAGAFTEPNAGTDVAGYRTKAVKDGGDYVINGNKMFITNGTVCNFMVAQCITNPEEKKHNSFSLIVVPADASGITRNKIHGKLGIRSSDTAEIAFEDVRVPQSNLVGKEGNGFRQLMHFFDTTRVMVAGQALGLSEACLETSIKYVKERTAFGAPLGSFQLTQMKLTEMAIKIEALRGLIYKAAWLVDQGRPDYTLAAMAKYFGGQTAVYCANYAVELHGGYGYIDEYKVQKWYRDAKILELYEGTKEAEIMTIGRMLQAR
- the rpe gene encoding ribulose-phosphate 3-epimerase; the protein is MKKIAPSILSADFSRLGEEILAVEAAGADWIHIDVMDGHFVPNITIGPRPIQSLRKITRLPFDVHLMIENPERYIDAFADAGSDLITVHVEAARHLHRIIAHIRERGIKAGVSLNPATPLVQVEPILNDVDVLLIMTVNPGFGGQKFINSALPKIRKAREMVNSTAPNVAIEVDGGVTLDNIKSIAEAGADIIVAGASVFGSGNYKQTIGAMKAILGT